In one Heterodontus francisci isolate sHetFra1 chromosome 16, sHetFra1.hap1, whole genome shotgun sequence genomic region, the following are encoded:
- the LOC137378101 gene encoding CCAAT/enhancer-binding protein beta-like has product MQSLTSWDSRCDSPCFQTAQTYTNLMEVANFYESDCSLNKLHRDRSMTDLGIGDNESAIDFSPYIDPATASAAGGNFELNSDLLTDIMLSDEYKKKSLPDYNAYLSMMRSSSAGARHQGNILSCTPQFLETRLDPVFEQSSDGKGVKQESREEDGGMSAASASSSYVRPLLQYQCVASGSNSNLSTSSLSSSTPPATPNSADSSRAAGGSKSKSKKLVDKHSDEYRMRRERNNIAVRKSRDKAKLRNVETQHKVLELSAENERLQKRVDQLSRELATLRNLFKQLPEHTLLSASNNC; this is encoded by the coding sequence ATGCAAAGTCTGACCAGTTGGGACTCGCGTTGCGACTCGCCATGTTTCCAAACGGCTCAGACTTACACTAATTTGATGGAAGTGGCCAATTTCTACGAGTCGGACTGTTCCCTGAACAAGTTGCATCGCGACCGTTCAATGACAGATCTGGGCATCGGAGACAACGAGAGTGCCATCGACTTCAGCCCTTACATCGACCCGGCCACAGCCTCGGCAGCAGGGGGCAACTTTGAGCTCAACAGCGACCTCTTGACGGATATTATGTTGTCAGACGAGTACAAGAAGAAATCCCTGCCCGATTACAACGCCTACTTGTCCATGATGCGCAGCTCCTCCGCCGGCGCCAGGCACCAGGGCAACATCCTGAGCTGCACCCCGCAGTTCCTGGAAACCCGGCTGGACCCCGTCTTCGAGCAAAGCTCGGACGGCAAAGGGGTCAAGCAGGAGTCCAGAGAAGAGGACGGGGGCATGTCGGCGGCGTCTGCCTCTTCCTCCTACGTGAGGCCGCTTCTGCAGTACCAGTGCGTGGCCAGCGGCAGCAACAGCAACCtgtccacctcgtccctgtcctccTCGACCCCGCCAGCCACCCCCAACTCAGCCGATTCGAGCCGGGCAGCCGGCGGCAGCAAGAGCAAGAGCAAGAAGCTGGTGGACAAGCACAGCGACGAGTATCGGATGAGGAGGGAGAGGAACAACATCGCGGTGCGGAAGAGCAGGGACAAGGCCAAGCTGAGGAACGTAGAGACTCAGCACAAAGTGCTGGAACTGTCCGCCGAGAACGAGCGGCTCCAGAAGAGAGTGGATCAGCTGAGCCGGGAGCTGGCAACTCTGAGAAACTTGTTCAAACAGCTCCCTGAGCACACCCTCCTCAGTGCATCAAATAACTGCTGA